The following coding sequences lie in one Actinomadura graeca genomic window:
- a CDS encoding GntR family transcriptional regulator codes for MAQLQRAAAPYAQIAQHLRDEIHAGRLAPGDRVPSVRDLAAEWGVSRATADKALSALRSEGLVTAVTGVGTQVADQVQTVQTGGIRFRRLMSTGRATRVGERSEILSAELLSSAPADVAAALKIEPGSSVIRRQRRFHDEDGIAALSTSWLAGTLAEQVPVLLGTGRIEGGTIGAVCAATGRQPAPGLDTARARLATDDEAEALGLEQPIAVLIVEARLADEDGVPIEFGVDVIGPDRPWSVGYDLSLP; via the coding sequence ATGGCTCAGCTACAGCGCGCGGCAGCGCCGTACGCGCAGATCGCACAGCACCTCAGAGACGAGATCCACGCGGGACGCCTGGCGCCAGGAGACCGGGTGCCGAGTGTCAGAGATCTCGCCGCCGAATGGGGAGTGAGCCGCGCCACCGCAGACAAGGCCTTGAGCGCTCTCCGATCCGAGGGGCTAGTAACCGCAGTCACGGGAGTCGGTACGCAGGTCGCCGACCAGGTGCAGACGGTCCAGACAGGCGGGATCCGCTTCCGGCGGCTGATGTCCACGGGCCGTGCCACCCGCGTGGGGGAGCGCTCAGAAATCCTCTCTGCCGAGCTGCTCTCATCAGCTCCGGCTGACGTGGCGGCCGCCCTGAAGATCGAGCCTGGCAGCTCAGTAATCCGCCGTCAGCGTCGCTTCCACGATGAGGACGGGATCGCCGCGCTTTCCACGTCCTGGCTGGCAGGGACGCTGGCCGAACAGGTCCCTGTGCTGCTGGGAACCGGCAGGATCGAGGGCGGCACGATCGGGGCTGTCTGCGCTGCTACGGGACGCCAGCCAGCCCCCGGCCTAGACACCGCTCGGGCCCGCTTGGCCACCGATGACGAGGCCGAGGCCCTCGGCCTGGAGCAGCCCATTGCCGTCCTCATCGTGGAGGCGCGCCTCGCTGACGAAGACGGCGTGCCGATTGAGTTCGGCGTCGACGTCATCGGGCCGGACCGTCCCTGGTCTGTCGGATACGACCTGAGCCTCCCGTAA
- a CDS encoding ParA family protein, whose amino-acid sequence MGWTLPPDGRRIGLLGKGGAGKSTTLAHLLGHWVAEGVDVIGIDMDRPGDDESGSLYAWAELADLGAPVYPAPAHTRLAAEVRRLTPAGGLAALDTGAWERKAGGPHFAVLSAVDLAVLMLQPTDMDVERAGSVLAAIDHLDEVGAPAPDLVIVLSMVNRSAASPADTRQALADAGYTVLATEIPRSDARDGYGQSFGKRPRLAAGSPMQLLARELLAHITPEDGR is encoded by the coding sequence ATGGGATGGACATTGCCGCCGGACGGGCGGCGTATCGGGTTGCTGGGCAAGGGCGGGGCGGGCAAGTCGACGACGCTGGCGCATCTGCTGGGTCACTGGGTGGCCGAGGGCGTGGACGTGATCGGGATCGACATGGACCGGCCCGGTGATGATGAGTCCGGGAGCCTGTACGCGTGGGCGGAGCTGGCGGACCTGGGCGCGCCGGTGTACCCGGCGCCCGCGCACACCCGGCTGGCGGCCGAGGTGCGGCGGCTGACCCCGGCGGGCGGGCTGGCCGCGCTGGACACCGGGGCGTGGGAGCGCAAGGCCGGCGGGCCGCACTTCGCCGTCCTGAGCGCGGTCGACCTGGCGGTGCTGATGCTCCAGCCCACCGACATGGACGTGGAGCGGGCCGGGTCGGTGCTGGCCGCGATCGACCACCTGGACGAGGTCGGCGCCCCGGCGCCGGACCTGGTGATCGTGCTGTCGATGGTGAACCGGTCGGCCGCCAGCCCCGCCGACACCCGCCAGGCGCTCGCCGACGCCGGGTACACCGTGCTGGCCACCGAGATCCCCCGCAGCGACGCCCGCGACGGCTACGGCCAGTCGTTCGGCAAGCGCCCGCGGCTGGCGGCCGGGTCGCCGATGCAGCTGCTCGCCCGGGAGCTGCTCGCCCACATCACCCCGGAGGACGGCCGATGA